In Alnus glutinosa chromosome 7, dhAlnGlut1.1, whole genome shotgun sequence, the sequence TCCGTTCCCAACACCCCACAAGGAAGTTGTTGTCATATTAGGTGAgctcaaaaaattattacttatcaaactCATTAATTCTCGATCTCTACCAACAATATTGTATGTGTTCTGGTTGGAACTTGATTTATGATCAATATATGGTGCCATAAATTGCAGCTGAATGGTGGAAATCCGACACTGAAGCCGTGATCAACGAAGCTCTCAACTCTGGACTAGCGCCTAATGTCTCCGACGCGCATACAATTAACGGCCATCCCGGGCCGGTTTCGAATTGTTCCTCACAAAGTAATTAACATACAGATTCGACTTGAATCCGGTTTCAGTTAACTACCAGATTAATTATGTTTGAAAGCTTTTTTGGTAACTTGTTTGAATCATTCATACAGGTGGCTTCAAATTGCCCGTCCAAAGTGGTAAGACCTACTTGCTACGCATAATCAACGCTGCACTCAATGAAGAGCTTTTCTTCAAGATAGCCGGGCACACACTCACCATCGTTGAAGTGGATGCTACCTATGTAAAACCAGTGAAGCTTGACACAATCGTGATTGCCCCCGGCCAAACCACAAATGCCCTTGTAACCGCCGATCAAAATTCCGGCAAGTACTTGGTAGCCGCCTCTCCTTTCATGGACTCCCCCATCGCCGTTGACAACCTCACAGCAACTGCCACTCTTCACTATTCTGGCACGCTTTCTACTGCCCCCACAACTCTTACCAGTCCACCTCCACAAAATGCTACCGCAGTTGCAAACAAATTTACCAACTCCCTCAAAAGCCTAAATTCCAAGAAATTCCCCGCCAATGTCCCATCAACTGTTGATCACAAACTTTTTTTCACCATCGGGCTAGGGATCAACCCGTGTTCTACTTGCAAAGCTGGCAATGGAAGCCGAGCGGTGGCTAGTATCAACAATGTCACATTTGTTATGCCCACCACCGCCCTACTTCAAGCACATTTCTTCAACATCAGCGGGGTGTTCACCACTGATTTTCCCGGCAACCCACCACATGTATTTAACTATACGGGCTCCGGACCGGCAAGTTTACAGACCACTAACGGGACAAAGGTTTATAGGTTGTCTTACAACTCCACGGTCGAACTTGTTCTGCAAGACACTGGGATCATCGCCCCTGAAAACCATCCAGTCCATCTACATGGGTTTAATTTCTTTGCCGTTGGTAGGGGACTAGGCAACTTCAATCCAAAAAAGGATCCCAAAAACTTCAACCTTTTTGACCCTGTCGAGAGGAACACAATTAGTGTGCCATCTGGTGGATGGGCAGCCATCAGATTTCGTGCAGATAATCCAGGTAAtatttagttattattattattatcatattttttttaaaaaaataaaaaaataaaaaatcatgcagCCGTGTGATCCATTCCTATCGGATAAACTCCATGACCCCTGCCTCCAAAACCATGTATCGGTTAAGTGATTGAGGACTCGAATAGCTAATCTTGTGATATTAACTAAACGAGTCGGGTGACCATTTGAGCTGACCCACGCTCACGGGCTTAACGCCTAGTTTTTGGCACTTGAATAATTCTttaatctatttatttatttttatctgtcttttcattttcatgATCATGTTTGTAATTGTAGGAGTTTGGTTCATGCATTGTCATCTGGAAGTGCACACAACATGGGGGCTGAAGATGGCATTCTTGGTGGACAATGGCAAGGGACCCAATGAGTCAGTTCTTCCTCCTCCAAGTGATCTTCCCAAATGTTGAGCCATGCACTCAAAATATTTATAAGTACTATAGACGTAGAGAAATCTCTGACTcgaaaaagaagagggagagaCAAAGGCAAGAcaaggaagaagaacaaaaaaaacaaaatagttaATAAACAAGTGAGAGCTAATTAgattcaatttgtttttttgagaaatgttagatatttcaacacttttttttagaatttggttccaacttGATGTGTTaaaatcctatgagattgtggcacacttCCTAAAATGATAGATCTTATGGGATTATGACACATCAAGTTCAAACCAAattctgataaaaaaaaaaaaaaaatgaaaagaaaaaaagtgtttaaatGTTTAACATTCCTCTTGATATTTTGAGTAAATAGAAACATTTGCTCTGGGCATGTTTGAAATAAATTTGTGTGAGCACTTTAGTTGTTGAAATACCATAAGCCTTTTCTTTTTAGGAGggagatatatatattagaatgtGCATGTCTAAGCTTTTGTTATCTTATAAACGTTCCTAACAATTTTCATGTGTGACATGCGTAATGTTTGCTTAATGCATGTGGTCTTCTATGATCCCCGTGCGGCCTCAACATATCAAATTTATTGATTAATTTTGGAATTTAATGTGCAATAGGCCAATATGTGATATGGTCTAGGGCAGAAATTGTTTGACATGACTCATGAAttcaatatgaaattaattgtttattgtTGAGATGTctcacttatttaattaaataagttggaTTATTCTTGACCTATAAAGTTTTATGCACATGCCTCGATACGATTTGAACCCGACATGAGATATTtagagttgacaattttttacataatcTCCAAACTCGACACAAACTTAATTATACGAAATTAGCATGTTGGTGTTTTTCGAAGTTAGGTGGCAATTTATTTCACAAAATTCGGACCTAATTACAGTAAATTGTTTGGATTAgagaccttttctttttctgtgggCTCACAAGTTGACTTGGATGAAATTCTACAATTTGCTGGATAGGAGGGCAGACCCCATCCAGACTGTATCATAAGGAATTGACAAGGCAAGTTTTGCTAGAGAGTGAGCAGCATTTATAAAGTTGTCCAAGCCCCCACGATCGAGCAAATACAATTCCTCATCAGTtagcaaattattttatttttttcaaagtcaataagaagaagaaaatacagagaaaaacCAGCTCACGAGCACAATATTTTCCAGATAagttgttttaatatatatatatatatatatatatatggtcattGTCATTGTCATTAATGAAAACCCTCTGAGTGGGAGACATAACTTTTTcagattaagagaaaaaaaaaaaaaaaaagttgttcacGAATTCCCGGAATGCTGTGGTGGAGCCACAATTTTAATTTACAAGGCAAGACTACAAGATatagttaaaaattaattatagaagaatataaataaacaatttaataaaattttattatggtctaaaacatataatataaatgtaatttataatttattttttcacgtctagcattaatttttttagttatccTCAacgatttttcatattttaaaatagttgCATAATTTCTTAGTATTTTAATCTCTATTATTAGGAtggtaataaaaaatttctctttttgaAGTTGAGGGGACATCAGGAAACATGGGCTGATGAGGACGTTCTATTTTAATTCTCCGACTgaacaaaagaaaggaaattagCCCAAATACTCGTTAGAATATGAATAATTTGAAATGAACTTAACTTTCTTTGTAAAATTTGGCCTATAATTCCAACTTCAGGACCATGTTGAAGCACACGTGGACACCCAAATGCTCGTAATTCCTTTTTGGACTTTGGATGTAACATAAGTCACTTCCAAAGACCTTTATGGGAAAGTGAGGGAAAGTTGGGGAATAGGGtactctccatttcacttgaaacgGGGAAGATTCGGTCCCTTGTTTTACAGGAAATAAAATTatctaaaatattaaaatgacaattttacttCTTGTAAAACAAATGATAgtctcctc encodes:
- the LOC133873480 gene encoding laccase-4-like, with protein sequence MDSSWVRLLLLIVVCLFPALIESRVRHYKFNVVTRNTTRLCSTKPIVTVNRKFPGPTLYAREDDTVLVKVVNHVTHNVTIHWHGIRQLRTGWADGPAYVTQCPIQPGQSYVYNFTITGQRGTLLWHAHINWLRATVHGAIVILPKRGVPYPFPTPHKEVVVILAEWWKSDTEAVINEALNSGLAPNVSDAHTINGHPGPVSNCSSQSGFKLPVQSGKTYLLRIINAALNEELFFKIAGHTLTIVEVDATYVKPVKLDTIVIAPGQTTNALVTADQNSGKYLVAASPFMDSPIAVDNLTATATLHYSGTLSTAPTTLTSPPPQNATAVANKFTNSLKSLNSKKFPANVPSTVDHKLFFTIGLGINPCSTCKAGNGSRAVASINNVTFVMPTTALLQAHFFNISGVFTTDFPGNPPHVFNYTGSGPASLQTTNGTKVYRLSYNSTVELVLQDTGIIAPENHPVHLHGFNFFAVGRGLGNFNPKKDPKNFNLFDPVERNTISVPSGGWAAIRFRADNPGVWFMHCHLEVHTTWGLKMAFLVDNGKGPNESVLPPPSDLPKC